The Syntrophorhabdales bacterium sequence TCCTGCCCGCTGCTTTCCTGCCGGGCATTACCGGACAAATCTTCCGCCAGTTCGCCCTGGTAATTGCTGCGACAGCCGTGATCAGTGCGATCAATGCGATGACATTGAAACCTGCACAGTGTGCCTTGTGGCTCCGGCAGAGAAAGCAGAAAGAGCCCAACTGGTTTTACCGGGGCTTTAACAGAGTGTACGAAGCCATGAAAAGGCCGTATATGGGCCTGGTCCGGCTCATGGTGGAGCATGCCGGGCTCATGGTTATCGTCTTTATTGTGGTCATCGCTCTCACCGGCTGGGAGTTTGTGCGGCGACCGACCGGTTTTTTGCCTACGGAAGACCAGGGGTACGGCCTTCTTTTCGCCAAACTGCCGGATGGTGCATCGCTCTCTCGCGCGCGCGAGGTATCCGACGAGATCGACGCAGTATTGAAAAAGACAGCCGGTATCTCGGCGTGGGTGACGGTCGGAGGCTATTCTTTTCTCGACTCGGCGAATGTGCCGAATATTGTCACCGTGTTTGTTGTATACGAAGACTGGAAGAAAAGGGGCTCCGCGTTGACACAGGAGAAGATCGTCGCCAACATCAACCGCGATCTTTCCCGCGTCCAGGACGCCATAGGCTTTGTCGTGGTTCCGCCGGCCATCAGGGGTCTCGGGCAGTCAGGGGGCTTTCAGATGATGGTCGAGGACCGAACCGGCAATGATCTTGAGGCGCTGGAAGAGGCAACCAATCAGCTGGTCAAGGCGGGTAATTCTGACCCCCTTCTTCAAGGTCTGGCCACTACGTTCAACGCCCACAGCCCTCAGCTGTACCTGGACATAGACAGAACAAAAAGCGAATCCCTTCAGGTGCCGATTACCAACGTGTTTGAGACCCTTCGGGGCTATCTCGGCTCGTCTTTTGTTAACCTCTTCAACAAATTCAATCAGATATACCAGGTCTATATCCAGGCCAATTACCCGTACCGCGGAAGGGTGGAGGATATAAAGAATCTCTACACCCGGAATATACAGAATGAGATGGTTCCCCTGGGGAGCCTTCTTGAAGTCAAGCGCATGCAGGGCCCGGAATTGATCACCCGTTACAACCTCTATCCTGCTGCTGCTATTTTCGGCTCCGCTGCTCCTGGACACAGCTCGGGCGAGGCTCTCGCGACTATGGAGAAACTGGCGGCTGGTACTCTGCCTCAGGGAATGGGCTTTGACTGGACGACCACCAGTTACCAGGAGAAGAAGGTGGGCCATCAGGCATATTTCATTTACGCGCTGGCAGTCACGCTCGTCTTCATGGTCTTGGCGGCGCTCTACGAGAGCTGGACATCGCCGGCAGCGGTTATTTTTGCTGTGCCCATGGCTCTTGTCGGCGTGCTGCTCGCTCTCATTTTTCGAAGCTACGACAATAACCTGTACACGCAGATCGGGCTGGTCCTCATGATCGCACTCGCATGCAAGAACGCCATACTGATCGTGGAGTTCGCGCGTGACCTGCAACGTGAGGGCATGAGCGCCGCAGAAGCGGCTATCGAAGCGACGAGCCGCAGATTCCGTCCCATTGTCATGACTTCAC is a genomic window containing:
- a CDS encoding efflux RND transporter permease subunit; the encoded protein is MNISKFFIERPILANVLAAITIIIGAISYSRLPVEQYPPITPPTIQVTSRYPGASAAVVAATIGVPLEQAVNGVERMIYMSSTSSSDGSYTLTISFDVGTDLDKSLALVQNLVNSSTALLPSGAQVQGVNVRKVSTNILLLVSMYSDDDRFDEAFLSNYGLINMQYPLSRIPGVGQVRVFGAGQYSMRVWLDPNRLKQFNLTTTDVLTAISNQNFQVVSGQLGAPPMPAGQPFQFTINSLGRLSDENEFENIIVKSNTGPSAQIVRIRDIARVDLGQQSYANYANLKGLRSAQLVVWALPEANSIEVADSVYKAVDEMARKFPEGMKHAIHFDTTTFVRQSVSKVYETLFLAAILVLVVIMIFLQNFRALLVPATTVPVTIIGAFGAMIALGFTINLMTLFALVLSIGIVVDDAIVIVENSVHYIEQGLPPTEAAIKAMQELTGPIMGITLALVSVFLPAAFLPGITGQIFRQFALVIAATAVISAINAMTLKPAQCALWLRQRKQKEPNWFYRGFNRVYEAMKRPYMGLVRLMVEHAGLMVIVFIVVIALTGWEFVRRPTGFLPTEDQGYGLLFAKLPDGASLSRAREVSDEIDAVLKKTAGISAWVTVGGYSFLDSANVPNIVTVFVVYEDWKKRGSALTQEKIVANINRDLSRVQDAIGFVVVPPAIRGLGQSGGFQMMVEDRTGNDLEALEEATNQLVKAGNSDPLLQGLATTFNAHSPQLYLDIDRTKSESLQVPITNVFETLRGYLGSSFVNLFNKFNQIYQVYIQANYPYRGRVEDIKNLYTRNIQNEMVPLGSLLEVKRMQGPELITRYNLYPAAAIFGSAAPGHSSGEALATMEKLAAGTLPQGMGFDWTTTSYQEKKVGHQAYFIYALAVTLVFMVLAALYESWTSPAAVIFAVPMALVGVLLALIFRSYDNNLYTQIGLVLMIALACKNAILIVEFARDLQREGMSAAEAAIEATSRRFRPIVMTSLAFIFGVVPLLFATGAGAAGQRAIGTVVFGGMLSSTLLAIPFVPVFYVFIQKHGGGRRMRKKTT